AACATACATTTGATAGAACTGTTGGGTCTTTTTCTAAAATGCTAAGGAGTCTTTAAGGCAACAGTCAGGAGTGCTGAATTTTTGTCCGTTTTAAGGGTGGCTCATCTGAATGTGTTTTGTCAACATTGTTTTCTTCCTGGTCCTCATCttcatcctcttcctcttccccaacATCACCTTGTAAAAGGTTACAATACATAGGTTAGTAACAGAAGAAGTGTTTGCAAATCCATGTTTTGAGGTGAGGGAACCAGAGGGCTCTGAAGACGGAGAGTCTCTAAATCAGCTGTTCTCAAAtctttttagacccaaggcacccctcggAAACTGGCAGGTCTTAGTTTGCACTAGACTACAGAAAAACACTAGAGCAAATTATCCTATTACAAAGtactcaaaaagaccacagcaggtcaggtTTCTAGCACCATGGAGTCCTATTAGCAACCTCTGGGTTTTTCTCATAGAAATaaagggctgcaagggacctcaaaagattaccaagtccaaccccctattcTGGGCAGGagtactgctgagatcaaatgatcccagcaaggtgtctgtcccatctcctcttgaagacttccaaggttggggactgcaccaccttctTGGGAAGTCtactccagattctggtgacccttaccgtaaacaagttcttccttccatccaacctgaaaccatcctctaacagtggtttccaacctttttaagtaggagatcactttttgaaCTAAAAAACAACtcaagatctaccatgtgccaccctctccccccacaggtCAATctatggggaaggaaggggaggaacagattgaggcagagagagaaaaaatgatttggggcTGTGGCTCTTcatcaggtaagtctgtgggggaaggggcagatcaaggccccccgcAGCGAGGGAGGGACCAGGGCACagacaggagcaggggttgggggaagtagggccctggctgggccagggcatgtgccctccgggcctctgcttgtccccccagctcctgcttgtCCCCTGCATATGCCTCCCATTCCCTCCTAGgctgtgtccccccacccccagacaagccacttactgctccatcctgtgccctggcTGTTCAGGgccttcccctgcccactccctcaaAGCCCAGCCCACAACGACAGCTGCCTCCGCTGCGCGCAGATGCAGGAAGCATGTGCCACCTGGGGCCTCAGCTGGTGTGggtacagtggtgggagcccccctacgctccctggacaagctgcctgggctctggccctTCCACCACCTGCCCAGCAGGGACCCGCTCCGCTCCGGGTTCCGGCACACGTTACATTTAGGACGCGGTGAACCAGGCGCTCCCGCACGCACCGAGCGCCAGGGCCGCGAGCAGACACTGCGCTGTTCCTCAGCCCCCGTGCCCCGAACGCGCGAGCCGCGCCCCCCCCGCTCACCCTGGGCGCCCCCGCGGGGGCCGGCGCCGCTCTCCTGCTGCACCAGGGGCCCGAGCAGCGCCGCGacttgctcctgcagctgggccaggccccggCGTAGCGCGCGGAGCTCCCCGCCCGCCCCGACGCCGGGCTCGGGCTCGCAGCGCACCCGCAGCGGCTGCCTCAGTCCGTCGCGCCCCGTCAGCTCCGCGCGCAGCTCCATACCCCCTCCCCCTCGCGGACCGGCCTGGAGCGGCACCGCCCGTAGCCAATCAGCGCCCGAACTGCGCTCCCCCGGAAGGCGTCATCACTGGCAGGCCCACGCCTAGGTCCAACGGCCGTCAAACTGCTCGTCCTCCGGCAGCCAAGCCCCGCGCACCACCCCTCCTCGGTCACGTGGCGGAGGCTGGCCTACCCCCTCGCGTCACATGCCGCGCCCCTCCCCCTGGCGTCCCATTGGCCAGCCCCGCCCCCTCTCCTTCTGTGACTGGTTGCCCAGAGTGTCCTCCCCTCCCGTCCCGCCTGGGTCACATTCCGAGTCCCCGCCACCGGCTGCGTCACGTGACGGGTGCGCGGTTCCGTTTCCGCCGCGGCGCCCCCTGGCGGTGGTTCGGCGTTTCCCGCCTTGCGCGCTCGGGTCCAACGAtggaggaggcggcggcagcggcgggggGCGCGGATTCCGGCGGTGGCAGCGGCTGCGCGGGTGCCCCGGACGAGCCCGTGGTGTCCCTGGCCGAGGTGCTGGCGGAGAACgaggagctggagaaggaggcGCGCGCGGTGCTGGGCGGGAGCGACCACGAGCGCTGCAGCTACTCGCAGGTGAGGGGGCGGAGCGGGGGCAGGTGGATAGTAACGGGGCGGGGCCTGTGCCCGGGGAAGGGGCCTGTGCTGGGGGGCGGGGTAGGGAGAGGGTTGGAGGGGAGTCCCCCCCCAGTGCCCCGATGTtgagctctgccccccccccccctgctcacACGCGCCCGGCCAGGGCTCACAGGCAGGATTGTTGGCCCCTGGGGTCCCTGTGGAGGGCTGACGGCTGGGGAGCCATCCCCTGGGTGTGGTGGCCAGGTGGAGAGAACCGGGGTgcaggaggcagggacaggggcgtGTGGGGCCCACGGCCCTGGtcttcccctgcttttcctcctcccTGAAGAGGGAGAGGTGACCGCCAGGCTGGTCAGTGGGTGTCGTGTAGCTTGTGGCAGAACTTGACATGCCACAGCCCCACCTCACATCTTTAAAGAGCAGAGAGAGAGGTTGTGAGCTGGGGCAGTGTGAAGCTAGGCCGAGGCAAGGGAAGAGGTGCAGCTGGTAGAttggggtggccagcctgcagcacaggcCCTAGCAGCCCCCgtgacagatcagggaggggacggGCAGCGccgtggcaggcagggcagggagcagaaggccatgcaggggttggggctggggctgggatcagaaaaattgggcaggggaagaggattaAAGTGGCACTTGAGGAAGTGGCTGAGCTATTTTGAGGCCTGCCTGCAAAAAAGGGTCGACCTGCCAGGGAGGCTTTAGTAAGCAGTGTTTTTGAAGAGTGCCTTGGAGGTCAGCCCTTGGGACTATGAGATATTATTCATAAAGTTTTCAAGCATCCTGTATGGGTGTGCATATCACGTAAGTGCATAATTAGCTTAATTGTGAAGCGCAGGGTCAGTCCCAGTTTATTACCTGTTACTTACATTGAAACGATCATCAGCTATTCACGTATTCGTTAAAAGCATTAGCTGCTTAAGTGCATGGGAATCCTCTGCTTTGTAAGTTAGTTGCACAGGGTTTAACTGCATGATcgaagctggctgggagctgtccatTTCGAGGCTTCTAAGGCAAGCTCAAGCCTACTAGGCCCTGCCAATTTTAAGGCTGTTTGTTTATAAGGTGTTTTGAGAAACAAGATAAGAAACCTTTTTGAGGTGCAAAAAGTTTAGCTCACTTGCTCCTGTAATTAATGAGTAATTATCGACATTGAGATGGGGGTAAATACGGACCCTTTTATCAGTCCCAACACTGTGCAGTTAAACGGGGTGCATTTGCACTGTGAATGCTGTCATTCTGTTTTGTAGCAAGGTTCTAGCGTTTGAGCTGGGATTCTCTTCAGAGAATGAGAGAAACAAGGTTTgttttgcaatattttttattgAGATTcagtaagctttcaggcacagggtTTTATGGGACACTAAAACTATGGACTGAACGCAGACAGTAGTTTTACAGCTTATGATTTATTTGCTCCCCGTTAGTCTCCCCCCTTTTGCCTGGTATTATTGTGGTGAAAATAAATGGTGAATCTAAATAAACAAATCTATA
This genomic window from Alligator mississippiensis isolate rAllMis1 chromosome 2, rAllMis1, whole genome shotgun sequence contains:
- the GON7 gene encoding EKC/KEOPS complex subunit GON7; this encodes MELRAELTGRDGLRQPLRVRCEPEPGVGAGGELRALRRGLAQLQEQVAALLGPLVQQESGAGPRGGAQGDVGEEEEDEDEDQEENNVDKTHSDEPPLKRTKIQHS